The Bacteroidota bacterium nucleotide sequence GGCTCCCTTTTTCCAGTGGCTGCTAATTAAGCGGGGCACGTGGGGCCTCGATGACATGGACCATGATGGATTAGCCGGCGTTCAAGTGCTCAACGGTGAGATCAATCATGCATTTTTCAAGGGCATGGAATACTGGGTTACGCTTCTCCTTCGCGGAAAAAGAATTTTCATTGCAGCGGGAAACGACGCACATGGGAATTTCAACCGCTTCAAGCAGATCGGCATCCCCTTCTTCACCATTCGCGAACATGACCGCCAGCTCTTTGGAAAAATGAGGACAGCATTGCAAGTTCCATCGACCACAGAAGCGGCAATCCTTGAATCGCTCCAACTCGGGCACTCGGTCATCACCAGCGGGCCCTTGGTGATCTTTTCAGTCATCAATGAATCGAGTGAAAAAGCGGCGATCGGAGAACGCATTCGAGGGGCTCGCCTCAAGATTCACATTCAGGGCACGACGACGAATGAGTTCGGGGCGTTTAGCGAACTCAGGATAATTGCCGGAACGATCGGGACTACCCAGGAGACTGTGAGAATCAAAAGGGAATTCTTAGGATCCTTTGCTATCGATTCGACATATAACATTGAAATACTTCGTTCAAAGAGCTTATCGTATCTCCGCATAGAAGCCTGTACCTTCCAGGCTCACATTAATGGGGCATTCGGATTTTGTTACACAAACCCAATATGGATTCAGCATTTATGAACAAAAAGAAACTCTTAGTAATATTTTTTGCGGTTGTATCTCTTCCTTATTTGACACTGTTCTCAGCGGAAAAAAGGGACAGCTCTTCCGCAAATCAACTTACGTTTGTGTCGTCCGGCCTCCTCTTCAAACCTCTTGTAGCCAACACCTACGAGCCCCGAGACGGCATGCTCGCTGAGGCCGGAAAAAACAGGCTCAGGCTCGACATCGGCAACTCAGTTGACCTGCTTCAATACCGGTTTGCAAATGACAGTTCTCTGCTCACAATGGGTTCCGATTTCTTTACATATACCTTGCTCCGCGGAGAGCAGCATTTTCACTTTCCGGTCGACGCCTCGGATTATTTTTTTGGAGTCAATTTCAACTATAAAAAGGACCTTGATGGAGGGATATTCTCATCCCGTCTTCGCATCAGCCATATCAGCTCTCATTTTGTGGACGGCCATTATGACAATACTGTTGGAGCGTGGAAGGATTCGCGTCCGCCAGTTGTGTACAGCAGAGAATTTCTCGACGGTGTAGCGGCATTTGAGCCGGCATCGATGAACAACAACGTTCGTGTGTATGCAGGATTAACGTATCTTTTCCATGTTGATCCTAAAAACCTAGCTCGGTTTATCGCCGAAGGGGGTGCGGAATACCATAATTCCTTGTGGAGCAGTGTGAATCTCTACGCGGCATACCAGGCAACGCTTCTAAAGATCCTGGAAACCTCGGTCCGGCACAATGTTCAGATCGGGGGAAAATTCGGCCAGTGGGATGGAAGGGGGTTGAACCTGTATGCGAGTTACTTTTCCGGCTACAGCATCCATGGAGAGTATTACAACGTCAAAGACAATTATTTTGCTCTCGGATTCCTGATCGAATTTTGAAAAAAAAATCCCGTCGCCAGGACGGGATTTGCAGGGTCAACATACCCTTTTCAGACTCTTTGGTGGGAACTTGCTATCCCTAGTCTTCGAAGTTTGTACCGCAGCGTTTGCTCCGTCATCCCGAGAAATTGGGCTGCTTTCGATTGGTTGAGTGAGAAGCGATCCAGGGCCCTCTCAATAATTCCCTTCTCGATTGTGTCCAGCGACCGGTCCAGGACAAATTCCTGACCCGCAATAATATTGTTGATCATCTTCACTACCTCGGTCTTCTCATCCACCAGCTCAGGAGGCAGCGTAAATCTGCCGCCTTGGGAGAACAGGACCGATTTATCGACAACCGCTTTTAACTCACGGATATTTTCCCTCCAGGTTTGCCGCACGAGGACGTCGATAGCGTTGATGTCGATAACGATATCGCCCAAGCCGAGCTCTTTGCTGATTTCCCCGATGAAGTACTTAACGAGCAGCGGTATATCCTCAGCGCGCTCTCGGAGAGGCGTCACATAAATTATTTCAAACTCGGCAAGCTTCTCGTACAATTCCGGGATAATTTTTCTTCGCTCGAATAAATTTTTGAGTCCATCTTTAAGAGTGATGATCAGACGGATATCGACTGCTGCTGATTTCATGCCGCCGATGCGCCGAGTTTTCCGCTCGTTCAAGAGCGTCATGATCTTCATTTGATTGCGGAACGACGCTTCT carries:
- a CDS encoding DUF1207 domain-containing protein, yielding MSSGLLFKPLVANTYEPRDGMLAEAGKNRLRLDIGNSVDLLQYRFANDSSLLTMGSDFFTYTLLRGEQHFHFPVDASDYFFGVNFNYKKDLDGGIFSSRLRISHISSHFVDGHYDNTVGAWKDSRPPVVYSREFLDGVAAFEPASMNNNVRVYAGLTYLFHVDPKNLARFIAEGGAEYHNSLWSSVNLYAAYQATLLKILETSVRHNVQIGGKFGQWDGRGLNLYASYFSGYSIHGEYYNVKDNYFALGFLIEF
- a CDS encoding sigma 54-interacting transcriptional regulator, which translates into the protein MPETPVSNHYPIIGKSKAVENVRKLIAKLARTRNDIIIVGEGGVGKGAIAKNIHYQNTDGNDEQPFVSVNLSVIDDKEMEAVLFGFERGAERLPYTSKRGIFEIANGGTVLIEELEEASFRNQMKIMTLLNERKTRRIGGMKSAAVDIRLIITLKDGLKNLFERRKIIPELYEKLAEFEIIYVTPLRERAEDIPLLVKYFIGEISKELGLGDIVIDINAIDVLVRQTWRENIRELKAVVDKSVLFSQGGRFTLPPELVDEKTEVVKMINNIIAGQEFVLDRSLDTIEKGIIERALDRFSLNQSKAAQFLGMTEQTLRYKLRRLGIASSHQRV